The proteins below are encoded in one region of Longimicrobium sp.:
- a CDS encoding nucleotidyltransferase family protein, whose amino-acid sequence MWGIVPAAGAGTRIQPLAFSKELLPVGSREDEDGVERPRAVSEYLVERMIRGGADRICFVISPGKSDILGYYGGEMGGASLCYVVQPKPAGLCDSIFRALPFISPDDDVLVGLPDTLWFPEDGFRALPDGELSFLLFPVDRPEFFDAVVHDEDGSVREIQVKQPGAATHWVWGAFKLPARTLAELHALWQERGRRDEYIGTLVNAWLAAGGRARGVRAGEAYVDVGTLHGYREAIHVLEERPADVARWGGPAGA is encoded by the coding sequence ATGTGGGGAATCGTGCCGGCGGCGGGCGCGGGAACGCGCATCCAGCCGCTCGCGTTCAGCAAGGAGCTGCTCCCCGTCGGCAGCCGCGAGGACGAGGACGGGGTGGAGCGGCCGCGCGCCGTCAGCGAGTACCTGGTGGAGCGGATGATCCGCGGCGGCGCCGACCGCATCTGCTTCGTCATCTCCCCGGGGAAGTCCGACATCCTGGGCTACTACGGCGGGGAGATGGGCGGCGCCTCGCTGTGCTACGTGGTGCAGCCGAAGCCGGCGGGGCTCTGCGACTCCATCTTCCGCGCCCTGCCGTTCATCTCTCCCGATGACGACGTGCTGGTGGGCCTCCCCGACACCCTCTGGTTCCCGGAAGACGGGTTCCGGGCGCTGCCGGACGGCGAGCTCTCGTTCCTCCTCTTTCCCGTGGACCGCCCCGAGTTCTTCGACGCCGTGGTGCACGACGAGGACGGCTCGGTGCGCGAGATCCAGGTGAAGCAGCCGGGCGCGGCCACGCACTGGGTGTGGGGCGCGTTCAAGCTCCCCGCGCGCACCCTGGCCGAGCTGCACGCGCTCTGGCAGGAGCGCGGCCGGCGCGACGAGTACATCGGCACGCTGGTGAACGCGTGGCTGGCGGCGGGCGGCCGCGCGCGCGGCGTCCGCGCCGGCGAGGCGTACGTGGACGTGGGCACGCTGCACGGCTACCGCGAGGCCATCCACGTGCTGGAGGAGCGCCCCGCCGACGTGGCCCGGTGGGGCGGACCCGCCGGAGCGTAG